The following nucleotide sequence is from Salvia miltiorrhiza cultivar Shanhuang (shh) chromosome 7, IMPLAD_Smil_shh, whole genome shotgun sequence.
GCTGTTTCAagacaggaaaaaaaaaaagagaactcAGTCgagaaattgataaaaaaaaaaaaaaaaaaaaaaaaaaaaaaaaaaaaaaaacgagagaaagtaaaaaaacaaacaaacaaattaaAGAGAATTCAGTCAAGAAAATTGTCCTCTCAATATAGGGCCCATTTGCCACTTGTTTTGTAACTCACAAGACTATCACTATATATGGTAGCTGCAGCAGCCACCAATTTGGCTTTATCTGCCTAAACTTTTCCCCGGCTAAATTTAGCCAATGCTTGAATTGATTACGAAAAATCAACTTCATCTAGATATAGTagtacaaaatatataaaaggaAATTAAATGTAAGAGATTGTCTCTCaaaactgagtatttttatgtTTAAGAGATTAAGGTAAGTTAATCATTTTAATTTGACCATAGAAtacttaattttttaaaaaatgagtaATTTTTGTAGAAATATAATGAAAgtgaatatttttatctattaaaacATTTTGAAACGAGACGCTATCATTTTGAAATGAGATCATTTTTAAgatagtaattaaaaatagtgAAATCAATAGTGGTTCACTAATACTTATTTAgctaaatttatcatttttttggattttcaaACGAGAATGCCCTTGAgcccattttaaatttaaatctatATTTTAAAACTCATTTATCATTCTTCTCTTTTTGCTTCCACATCTCTCTCAGTCATCTCTTTCTTTTCACCGAACGTTGTAGTCGTCCTTTAAAAATACGGTGATGTCGCCGCCATCACCTGCGTCAAGCCATCCTTTTCTTCGATTCACCGCCACCGACAACCAATGCTTCCATCTAACCCGGCAAAAATCATCGTTTGCTTCGCTAGAATCCAATAAACTTCGTTGTTTGTCGTCACCACCGCATTGTCACCTCCATAATTTTTGGCAGTTTTCATAGAACTACCATAATTTTTGGTACATAACTCCGATTTAGGGGATTCACGTGGCCAAGAGAAAATTTCCTTCTAAGACAAAAAGATCGTATTCGAACTGAAGTTTTAGgagagattttttttgtttttattttttattttttattttttcttctatgCGAGGGCACAAAGCATGGCGGCTAACAACTTTCGTGAATGCCGCGCCACAGATTTTGGAATGATTGGTATGAAAGAGTTCTTTCGTATCATTCGTCTCAAGAGAAAACATGCAACACTTGAATCGATTGGTACAAATGGGGTTCTTTCGTATCATTCGTCCCAAGAACTGGTGCGTAATacttaatattaatattattatttattcttttacaATCGATCATTAATTCATAGTTAATACTCCCTACGTCCCACTTCAAACGTTTTGTTTCTTCTTGACACAgttatttagaaaaatattaattagattattaaatGGTGTGGTGTagagttaaaaaaattaatgtgaccccaataatttttacttttttagaataatatttttcataaagggaaataagacatttgaagtgggacgacccaaaaaggaaaacaagacacTTGAAGTAGaacagatggagtattattttttttttaacgatAGTATTAATTTTTCAGAAACTTTTTTAACAATAATattcactttttaatttttttaatattacgtttatatatatatatatttatatatatatatatagggagggctaaaataagtacactttttaagatataaaataagaatcattttcagcccttagatcattaagatctattgattcgtaaccatgttggatgtaTTTATGattctgagttcgaatcccaaaggtagcaaaaatttatttttaacaattcatacttttatacaccgaattcatacgtgttcaacatagaattcatacattgaaaattgctcttattttttattttaacatgtgttctcacggtagcccacctatatatatatatatatatatatatatatagggggcggttattcaataaaccacccttattttaagaattacgaaccagcaaaaatgcatgaattttatgtataacacgcatgaataaactgaataaaggcatgaattgcgaaaaataattttttgctacctttgggattcgaactcaggatcatgaatttatccaacaaggtgatgaatcaaccgtagatcttgatgatctaagggctgaaaatggttcctaatttatattttaagaaacgttcttattttagccttcccctatatatatatatatatatatatatatagggttgggttccggtggatccctatgcttataatagatccgtagatccaaatctagaccacacatttatgacatgtggcgcatcaagatggtgacacgtgacaaggcatttcaaggcaaaatctggagaggggtaaaattggaatgtaattttcgaaataaaaaaaaagaaaaaaaaattagattttctcaaaataggtatactttagatgcataaagtttcatacgagaatgcatgaactttcatataaaaatgcataaagtttcatataaaaatgcataagatttcaccccaccccccacacccctgaaccccaccccaccccaccccagaaccccacccccacccacccccccaccccccacaatttttttttttctttttttaaaaactgattttctgaccactgacccacccctacccccacccccccacccacccaccccccacaatttttttttattattttctcaaaaactgattttctgaccattgggggggtggggggggtgggccagcaatcagaaaatcagtttttgaaaaaaaaattggggggtgggggtggggggggtgggtggggtgggggtggggcaggggtgggtggcgaaactaccagatttattaaaatgaaatgcattttttgtataatttaatgcatttttatgtgaaaactttatgcattattgtttgattttatatgcatgtgaaacatgcctatttttggggggtggtaatggatggggagggttggggggtggtgtgggctggattgggggggtggtatggggtggggtggtgaaaataccaaaattggaaaaattaaatgcatttttctgttcaaagttatgcatttcatgttaaaactttatgcatctttgtgtgaaactatatgcatttaaaatatatttattttgagaaaatctaaaagaatatatatttttttaattattaaatccgaaaattacattccaattttacccctccagattttgccttggaatgcttggaagctccttgccacgtgtcaccatcttgatgcgccacatgtcataaatgtgtggtcaagatttggatctatggatctattataagcattgagatctatatgatcccattcatatatatatatagggttaggttatattgagaagctcaaatgtgttgagaagttgagaagcaatttaatagatgaacatgccaattagtttttatgaacacgagtttgatctggggttcgatcattggcggtgacgtattttttaacaaattaaatagattcgtatgttcgtcagttatatttggtatgttcaaataatttattgatataGGGTCTAATtatcatgttcatcaaaatgtactaacatgttcatctattacattgcttctcaacttctcaacacatttgagcttctcaattgaaccactccctatatatatatatatatatatatatatatatatatatatatgctgtAGGAAATAAACAAAAGCTTAGAATCTCTCCCTTTTTGTCCGAAGttgaatttttttaacaaaCATAATAATTCCATTTACTCAAACGGCTAAttaaaccaaaaaagaaaatagaaaaggagaTTAACCGTCTTGACCAAGACGGATTgaatttttgaaaaagaaaaaaccaaaagaggaaattaaaattaaataattcataaatggataaagttaaaattaaaataaaagataaatcaTAAGGGTGATAGCAAGACAAATTAATCTGATTTGGtcttgtatttaaattttggttTGACATCTCTACGGAATGGGGAAAAAAAagagtttaaatttataaacaaaACTTGAAACCTTACAAGAATTCTTGATTCCTGACAATAATCTTAATAATCTTCATAACTAGATGAACCtttgaatcttgaattcttgaagaACTTAAGTAGATAAGATTTTGAGAGTTTCTGAACGATgttaaaagaagaagaaaatagtAGAGAATAAAAGTTGGAGAATGAGAAATTTTAGACGATTTATTGGTGAAACCGTCTATGCAAATCTTTagaaaagaagagaaataaTGGAACGATTTTTCACACGTTCTCATCGGTAGGAACcgcttatttttataaaaattatctaAATTGTTTCTGTGAACCCGCTATTACTATAActatttatcatatatttaaTCAGATAAGGTTAAATAAGCCTAGCTCGTTAACACAAATCAAggctcaaatatatatatatatatatatatatatatatatatatatatatatagggagagaaccactaaataaaattagaacagagaaccattttaagccattcgatcatcaagatctacggtggatgcatcatcttggtggatgaatgcagattctgggttcgaatcctgaaggaagcaaaatttttattactttcggatgcattaaatttaatagcgaatgcattaatttatatagtagatgcattgattttaatggttcttatgttctcacgataagtgtggttctcactataaccgcaccctatatatatatatatatattgtaagtTAAACTCATCCGAAGacccaattaaatataaaataaataaataaatatttgtcatcaactcaattaattattaaaatctaATCTATGTGTAAGGACTCCTGAATTCCCCTACACATAATATCGAgacataaaaatataaagaaaactatttttttgaattttaataaattataaaatcataaaaaaaattatagaatgTGGGATGCATGCGGTTCGACAGCAAATGCCTCTATGATACAACAACTCATGGTGAACTCGATTTGTTGCACACCACAGGCtcaaagtttcaacaaaatactCAAAATTCAGAACTGAGTAATGCTCTATGACTCGAACTATATGCAAAATATGATAGATAATTTGAATACATTCGAAATAATATGCTGAACGAAATGGTCAAAGAGGACCTAAATTTTTAGTCAGAAGGTGTCTGTTGGTGAAGAAGAGGTGCAGGGTGGTTTAGGCACCGAACATGTGCATGCGGTATGGACCAATCAAGTGCGTCCTCTGACTCTCGGTCAAACGTGTGCCACTTGTACGTCAACTGTCGCCACCTATGTGCCACGTGGTGCAACCGCTGCCACCTTTGCATTGCGTGTCCGCTCTCTGCCACGTTATGTGTCCACGTACGCACCGCACCAAACTCCCTCTAGCGTGCAAGCCATGACCGAATAAGCTGATTGCAATGCATGGATAATGTATTCACTTCAGTTAATATGGTGAAATTTTTGCCCCTATTAAGATTCGAGCCCAGAtttgacctattcatatatgaCCAACGACTTATTTGTACATTTATattgaattatttatatatttatattgatttattcattattttcattttatatgataaatttgaataaattaatctCAACTATGAGATTTAAATATCTGATATTcaaattcattttcatttttcactacATTTGATTAATTATTCTCAATTGATTCATTTTTCACTCGTATATAGAAGTTAAAAAGAAAATCCGTATGCGAGTCCAcgattaaaaatttaaaattacttagtACTATTTGTTATCATACTTGACTAACTAAAATTTCGTCtcattaattaaaaatgtaCATATTAATTAACGTGTGTTTCACACAATACTCTTCAAACTTCCAACACTCTTGCACCTAATTTtctcaaatattaaattaaataacttcTAGCGATTAGGAAAGCAGACAAAGTCACACGTACGTAAAGCTTAATAATCTGTTCGTGTGGCGCAATAATATGAACTTATCAAGTATTAATGATATAATTAATGATAACACGCAACATCACATCAACTCACCTTAATTTTCAAACTTGCCTAATTCCACTTAAATGCAATTACCAACCTCCTCAATCAGTTAGAATTTCCATCTGTCTTAAATTCGTACTAATAATACTTCCATTTCGCCCATCAACTTCTGATCTTAAAATATTAGATGAAATACTTAAAGAAATAAAGAGAATTACATGAAATTATAATAAGATATTAGCAATTTGCATATGACAAATATAATCTTTTTTCCAAGTTCCATGTGGTGACGAATGTTAGGCATCATGAAAGCCACGCACCAAGTCAAACCATTGACAATATTAATCAAGGAATTCAATTCCTGTTAATATTATTCTTTTATCATTCAATTTTGGCACACGCACACCTATTTTAATCCACACCTTGGGCTGCTCTGACCCCCCTAATTCTTAATTAGTCGGCGCCCTATGAatttttcctctctttttttattttcttaatatgtgaaACAGAAAAAACACGCACTATCTACAAAATAAAGGCAaacaaatgaataaataaataaatgcagTTCAACAGATGCTATTATGTGTGTACTTGATTGTatcttttatgttaaatatattcCAAATTATTCGTgtgtattttaattaaaatattttatatttttaataatatttgaacAATATCCGAACGTTCAATTATGTATCATAATATTCGTTAAGTATTGAATGACCAAATTATTAATTCTTACTAGCTTAGTGAAATAAGTCCCTATGACATCCAAATGTCATCCATGtgtttttttctaaaaaaaatcaaagaataattttataaataaagtattTTTAATAACATAGTGAGTTTGTAAATATTGATTcgaacaaattcaaattcaaatttcaacgttcaagttttttttttaaaactaataTATGGTTAATTGTTTTATAAGAAAATGCTCATGGATGCCCACTTAACTCATTTCGCACAAAATCAACAAGAGCTaatgattttaatattttacagatattaattaattaaattagaatataaaattaaaaaattaattaggtatatatatattgcttagATATTATTAAACGTATACTTATTAATTTTGGGATACACGCAGATGATTTAGTGTATTTTAAATACTTTTTTATTTGCATTTAATAATACAGTCAAGTTGGCATTCAAGTTTATCCATCTATAGaaaattatttgttttcattattttcaaaccaAAACTTGGAAAAAAGATAGGCTTATATATCTTCCAAAACCTTCCACCTACAAGTTACAACCATTTATGTACAtttcacttcttcttcttcttcttccaagTAAAAAAACACAGAGAGATGAATACAAAAGCTAGGCAAAAGAACATGTTTGTGCGCATAATCAGTAGTCCATATCGGGCCCTCTGCAGGGCCCGAGATTTGTACGTTCGAAGCATGCTCGACTGCGCGAGTTCGAACGCCATAGGGTTGCAGAGTTCGTCGCAGGGCGGGACCCTGCCGAGGAGCTTCAGCGTCGCCTCGTCGCGGTCCCACCACGACGACGACGCCGACTACCGGGAGCTGGTTCGGGCCGCGTCGGCCCGGAGCATTGGCGGTAGTGGAGTTGATCTCCACGCCTACCTCAAGCAGGAGCGGAAGGCCAAGGCCGGGCCGCGGGCCTTGCCGCCGAGAAGCATCAGCGTCGCCATGGGAAGAATTGATGAAGACAGGCCAATCGGCTATTTTGGTGAAGATATTAAAATTggtaataataattttaatcatACAATTGTTGATAAGAAAAATGAATTCAAGTATCCAAGAAGCAAAAGTCATGCTGTGGCCAGAACATCGTTTTGATGTTTTTATCTCGACTTTGGGGTTGCCAATTTTTTCTTGCTATTTTTGGAAATTAATATAGCATCAATAGGAGTATGGGAATTTCTCCAATTTAATTACTTTTATGTCAATGTTAATTATGTCGTCCATCAACAGTGGGCAGATTGTGCATTAACATATGCAAATGTATTTATTGTTATATTTGGAGGCGCGCTTATTGTTCAGTACTGTAAATATATATGGttagatatttttattttcattactAGGATTTCTCTaactttactttttttttaattattattatttaaaatgaatTAAGCTAGTAAGTTAGTTCAAATTGTAGAATTTATTAAGAGATTTAGAATATCAAAGCTTAATTCAATTAATATCCATTctaacaaaatattaaattggactatagtatatttttatccACCTACGCTAATAACCACCGCATAAAGTAAATACTAGTTTATTCAACACAGTGCACAATTGAATCCGAATCCATCCTTTTTAAACGATCGTATAATTAGGATTGGAAGGcctaaatgaaaataattaggattttGTTATGAAATTGCTATCGTGACACTTTGTAGGATGCAATTGAATATTATTGGTCACTTATGAGAGAGATCAATGATAAAGGTCAAGCTTGCATTAGTTTTGTTTAATTATGTAATACTCCGTGTTAACTTGCTagagttatttaatttaattagtttCTGCTGCTGAGAAATTTCTTCCCCCACTAGATATTAATTATAAGAAATATTCAATTGTGATGTGTTTGGTGTTTTTTTCTCATAATTTGATCAATTTTGAACCTTTAGTGGGGAAAATCCACTTATGATATGGCTACTAAGCATAGAGAGATTTCAAATTCTATTGATTTCATTAATGGGAGGCGCAATCCTGTCATGACCGGGCTTAACCGAGGATAGCTAATCCAGGGAACCATGACCAAGGGAGGAAATTAAGAAACGAGAATAAAGAAAGGGAATAAATTTATAAAGTTGGATCGAATATTTGCTCtgaaccgaaaaaaaaaaaaactcgaaTGCATGAAGCTAGAAGTCACTCTTTATAAACCTGAAAGGATCATTACGAACTACAAGGTGTAATTTACATATGAGAATCACAACGGATAAAGTCTATTGTGATCTCTACACATAATAGTGTTCGTAGCGGAAGGACTGACCGGAGGGGCATGTTCAAGACATGTGTTCAAACGAAACAAAAAGATCGCTTGACACCATCTCATCACCGTCTCTGCTCAATCTGCacatttatatacacatataggggtgagtataaaatactcaataGGCATGAGCCAAAGCTACGTACATACATGCATACAAAATCTGTAAATTATCATGCTTTTTTTTCATGGCACACAGAAATTTTAGTAATCCAAATTACGAGAGCCGCCTAGCATCCAACCGACACACAGAACAATGGACACTCGGGAACTCGCCTGGTCTATGAAAAGGATGAGGAATGCGCAACTAGACTCAAAGGTCGTAAGCCTGGCTTCTTTTTTGGCCTTTCGAAAGGAATTGTTGGAAATCTTTATAGATGTGAAAATGTCCGGCATGGAAAAGCACCTAGGGCAacaatattattgttgttgatgatGAGCGGCACTATTCAaaagttatactcatcatttTACTTCTATGTGTTTTTTTTatctaatactcccttcgtcccacctatcttgagacattttCGTTTTTGAGCGTCCCATCTATCTTGAGACATTTCCTTATTTGATAAAttttttaccctttattcattttttcacctataCCCAAAACACTACTTTCTTAATTCTTGTgccctaaaaaaatatttcaagatACTCGGACGGAGagtatttaacataaaatatttagatgtaaaaatcagaaaatattaatcatttaagaaaaaaaaatgtgtgtaACTCTATTATGTAAGTCGATAAtgacatttatttatatgtgtatttatatatttacaaatataaaattttaaagagaaatatattagttaattttttttataaattttaaagctCAACTAGCTGGATGGTTTACCTTGAAACACAAAAGTTTAAGTTTaagattaaaaatttataactcAAAAGAATTTCAATCCAACTAACTTGCAATTAATATAGTCGCAACTTGATAGGGTTGGCTCAAAATCGAGTGGTTTGATAGAATATTGAGAAAATAACCCCTCAAAAAGTAAAaggaatattaaaaaaaaaagggttaaatATAGTTTGTAGCCtaaattttcaacaaatttcaatttatagctttaactttaatttattttttgtagagCATGAAATTtgagaaataatttaattatagccATAATTGCACCAAAATTATGTTAGTAGCCTATTCTTTATCGTAATTACAGTTAAAATAATGATCAATTGCCACGAAATTATAGTCTAATGCATTCTACACGAAAAGAGGTCTTCAACAGTAGGTAGCACATAGTCATCGGACCACCGGTGTAGCCGGAATTTGTCAAAAA
It contains:
- the LOC130993837 gene encoding uncharacterized protein LOC130993837, whose protein sequence is MNTKARQKNMFVRIISSPYRALCRARDLYVRSMLDCASSNAIGLQSSSQGGTLPRSFSVASSRSHHDDDADYRELVRAASARSIGGSGVDLHAYLKQERKAKAGPRALPPRSISVAMGRIDEDRPIGYFGEDIKIGNNNFNHTIVDKKNEFKYPRSKSHAVARTSF